One Lentibacillus cibarius DNA window includes the following coding sequences:
- a CDS encoding carbamoyl phosphate synthase small subunit: MTKRQLVLEDGTVFTGEGFGAEHDTSGEIVFYTGMTGYQEVLSDPSYCGQVVVQTYPLAGNYGINKDDFEHVTPFINGYIVKEWCQSPSNFRSEETLDDYLRANNIPGISGIDTRKLTKRIRQHGTMKAVITDALERPEKAFEKLGDGPLQRDMVQQTSTLNPYVVPGSGMRIVLMDFGMKQGVLRELTNRNCHVTVVPYNYSAESILRLKPDGIMLSNGPGDPKDIFGSLETVRSLLGQHPLFGIGLGHQLLALACGADTEKLPFGHRGPSHPVKDLEKNKTFMTSQNHGYTVSHDSLGRADLELTQVSVHDQSVEGLTHLVHPAFSVQYQPESSPGSEDTKHLFDEFLQLIADWNSKYKEDIHA; encoded by the coding sequence ATGACTAAACGTCAGCTCGTATTGGAAGATGGAACAGTATTTACAGGGGAAGGCTTTGGTGCGGAACATGACACAAGCGGAGAAATCGTGTTCTACACAGGGATGACCGGCTATCAGGAAGTGTTGTCAGACCCCTCCTATTGTGGACAGGTAGTCGTGCAGACTTATCCGCTAGCAGGCAATTATGGAATTAACAAGGATGACTTTGAACATGTGACACCATTTATTAACGGATATATTGTTAAAGAGTGGTGTCAGTCTCCGTCAAACTTCCGCAGTGAGGAGACGTTAGATGATTATTTGCGAGCGAATAATATACCGGGAATATCAGGTATTGATACGAGAAAGCTGACGAAACGAATCCGTCAGCATGGAACGATGAAGGCAGTGATAACTGATGCTTTAGAGCGGCCGGAAAAAGCATTCGAGAAATTGGGAGATGGCCCATTACAAAGAGATATGGTACAGCAGACATCAACCTTGAATCCATATGTTGTTCCTGGAAGTGGTATGCGAATCGTTCTTATGGATTTTGGAATGAAGCAAGGGGTTCTACGTGAGCTGACAAACCGCAATTGCCATGTGACCGTGGTTCCATACAACTATAGTGCAGAAAGCATTTTGCGTCTGAAACCGGATGGAATCATGCTCTCGAATGGCCCCGGCGACCCGAAAGATATCTTCGGTTCATTGGAAACAGTTCGGTCTTTACTTGGTCAACACCCGCTGTTCGGTATCGGTCTTGGCCACCAATTGCTGGCACTAGCTTGTGGGGCCGATACAGAGAAATTGCCATTTGGTCATCGGGGACCAAGTCACCCTGTTAAAGATCTCGAGAAAAATAAAACGTTTATGACATCCCAAAACCATGGATATACCGTTTCCCATGATTCATTGGGCAGGGCGGATCTGGAACTGACACAAGTTTCCGTGCATGACCAGTCAGTGGAAGGACTTACTCATCTTGTTCATCCTGCCTTCTCTGTTCAATATCAGCCGGAAAGTTCTCCGGGATCAGAAGATACGAAACACTTGTTTGACGAGTTTTTGCAGTTAATCGCTGACTGGAATAGCAAATACAAGGAGGATATTCATGCCTAA